A section of the Lampris incognitus isolate fLamInc1 chromosome 8, fLamInc1.hap2, whole genome shotgun sequence genome encodes:
- the alox5ap gene encoding arachidonate 5-lipoxygenase-activating protein, producing the protein MYPDVVEHIYLLVAVTLISVLQNAFFALKIGKAQNSHAAAFENLFCASRNCMDSYPTFLAVMWCAGLCLRQAPAAFAGIIYLVARQKYFVGYMGQSSQRTPGYLFGKRTLFFLVLMCTVGIFNYLLARYFGSDYKEYIETITNAASALLLIP; encoded by the exons ATGTACCCCGATGTGGTGGAACACATCTACCTCCTCGTCGCCGTCACCCTCATCAGCGTCCTTCAGAATG CATTCTTTGCTCTAAAGATAGGAAAGGCGCAAAATTCCCATGCGGCTGCCTTTGAAAATCTGTTTTGTGCCAG TCGAAACTGCATGGATTCTTACCCCACCTTCCTGGCAGTGATGTGGTGTGCTGGACTGTGTCTCAGGCAAG CTCCTGCTGCGTTTGCTGGGATCATCTATCTTGTGGCCAGGCAGAAGTACTTCGTCGGCTACATGGGACAGAGCAGTCAGAG GACTCCCGGCTACCTGTTTGGAAAGCGCACCCTCTTCTTCCTGGTCCTGATGTGCACTGTGGGCATCTTCAACTACCTGCTGGCACGCTACTTTGGCAGCGACTACAAGGAATATATTGAAACCATCACCAATGCAGCGTCTGCTCTTCTCCTCATCCCTTAA
- the LOC130116909 gene encoding mesenteric estrogen-dependent adipogenesis protein-like isoform X1, producing MAADRLCQDTMSITDVEEFLRDPPPGFSVEARGTGCCVDVDAERCVVLIDHLESRRGKVVFKTSMGRKIKMHDLCEYTRVRRNLLSKRIYLLVSLCEDSSLVPGKKAPEQPQRLKRYVAAINGSNPFIKWQLERGLDRSIASVAGESYRVDIDFSEALETLAEGRWRDASFTLKYYSDAFFDFPHWFGFSKRKFQVKRPLPMAMMSSQH from the exons ATGGCGGCGGACCGGCTATGCCAGGATACGATGAGCATCACGGACGTGGAGGAGTTCCTGAGAGACCCGCCGCCGGGTTTTTCGGTGGAGGCCCGCGGCACAGGCTGCTGCGTTGACGTGGACGCCGAGCGCTGCGTGGTGCTCATAGACCACCTGGAGAGCCGCAGGGGGAAAGTCGTGTTCAAGACCTCCATGGGGAG AAAGATCAAAATGCACGATTTGTGCGAGTACACGCGCGTCAGGAGGAACCTGCTGTCTAAGAGAATCTACCTGCTGGTGTCTCTCTGCGAGGACAGCTCCCTCGTGCCTGGCAAAAAGGCACCCGAACAACCGCAAA GACTGAAGCGCTACGTGGCGGCCATCAACGGGAGCAACCCCTTCATCAAGTGGCAACTGGAAAGAGGACTGGACAGGAGCATCGCCTCTGTGGCCGGAGAGAGCTACAGGGTGGAT ATTGACTTCAGCGAGGCACTGGAGACGCTGGCAGAAGGACGCTGGAGAGACGCCTCTTTCACCCTGAAATATTACTCCGACGCCTTCTTTGACTTCCCACACTGGTTTGGCTTCAGCAAAAGGAAGTTCCAGGTGAAACGTCCTCTGCCGATGGCAATGATGAGCTCTCAGCATTAG
- the LOC130116909 gene encoding mesenteric estrogen-dependent adipogenesis protein-like isoform X2: MAADRLCQDTMSITDVEEFLRDPPPGFSVEARGTGCCVDVDAERCVVLIDHLESRRGKVVFKTSMGRKIKMHDLCEYTRVRRNLLSKRIYLLVSLCEDSSLVPGKKAPEQPQRLKRYVAAINGSNPFIKWQLERGLDRSIASVAGESYRVDIDFSEALETLAEGRWRDASFTLKYYSDAFFDFPHWFGFSKRKFQLTLT, from the exons ATGGCGGCGGACCGGCTATGCCAGGATACGATGAGCATCACGGACGTGGAGGAGTTCCTGAGAGACCCGCCGCCGGGTTTTTCGGTGGAGGCCCGCGGCACAGGCTGCTGCGTTGACGTGGACGCCGAGCGCTGCGTGGTGCTCATAGACCACCTGGAGAGCCGCAGGGGGAAAGTCGTGTTCAAGACCTCCATGGGGAG AAAGATCAAAATGCACGATTTGTGCGAGTACACGCGCGTCAGGAGGAACCTGCTGTCTAAGAGAATCTACCTGCTGGTGTCTCTCTGCGAGGACAGCTCCCTCGTGCCTGGCAAAAAGGCACCCGAACAACCGCAAA GACTGAAGCGCTACGTGGCGGCCATCAACGGGAGCAACCCCTTCATCAAGTGGCAACTGGAAAGAGGACTGGACAGGAGCATCGCCTCTGTGGCCGGAGAGAGCTACAGGGTGGAT ATTGACTTCAGCGAGGCACTGGAGACGCTGGCAGAAGGACGCTGGAGAGACGCCTCTTTCACCCTGAAATATTACTCCGACGCCTTCTTTGACTTCCCACACTGGTTTGGCTTCAGCAAAAGGAAGTTCCAG CTGACGCTGACATGA